One Rouxiella sp. S1S-2 genomic window, CGCGCTGCTCATTCGCTGCCGCAGGGAAATACCGAGAAAGCCTGATGAATAAAGACAAACGCATCAGCATTCTTGAACGTCTGCGAGAGAATAATCCGCACCCAACCACTGAATTGGTGTACACCACCCCTTTCGAGTTGTTAATTGCCGTACTTCTCTCGGCTCAGGCTACTGACGTAAGCGTCAACAAAGCCACTGCCAAACTCTACCCAGTGGCCAATACGCCGCAGGCGATGTGGGACTTAGGCGTTGACGGCGTGAAGGAGTACATCAAAACTATTGGTCTGTTTAACACCAAGGCTGAAAACGTGATTAAAACCTGCCGAATTCTGCTTGATAATCACGCCGGTGAAGTTCCTGAAGACCGTGCCGCGCTGGAAGCGCTGCCAGGCGTGGGGAGAAAAACGGCTAACGTCGTGCTCAACACCGCGTTTGGCTGGCCGACCATTGCCGTAGACACGCACATTTTCCGCGTCTGCAACCGCACGCGTTTTGCACCCGGAGACACCGTTGAAAAGGTGGAGGAAAAGCTGCTGAAAGTCGTCCCCGTTGAATTTAAACTCGACTGCCATCACTGGTTTATTCTGCACGGTCGTTACACCTGCGTGGCGCGAAAACCGCGCTGCGGATCATGCCTGATTGAAGACTTGTGTGAGAGCAAAGAGAAGGTTTACCCGGAAGGGTATTGATTACAAATTTTAGATTAAAGGCATGCGCTTCGCTCACTGGGTCGCCGCCCATTAAGCGAGGCGCATGCAGTTATCCTTAAGAACCTGAATCTTTCCAATTTAAAACTATTACAAGAATGATTTAGCCTGCTTTAATACCACGTCACAAGCTTTGGTTTTCACCTTTTCTTTCAACTGCGTCAGCCCACCTGAGTCTAAGCTACTTAAGTCAACATTCTGACCTTTCCCGGTGTGAAGAATACCGTTGAGTCCATCCTGATAGTCAGCCTTTTGAGCCGTTCCGGCGTTTTGGATGCCAAGCTTATCCATCAGTTTATCTTTAACCGATGTGGCGCTAGTGGCCGAAAGCACGTTATTTTTTACGCAGTACTGCAGAATACCCGCTGCATTAGTGCTGCTTTTGGAGGTCAGATTACTGTTGCTACCGCCGAGTAAAGAAGTGAGCTGGCTCATTGAATAGCCACCTTCCGAGCCGCCACCGGCGTTGCCACTGAGCTGCTGGTTGGCGGCGTCAGATAAAGAGTCAAGGAGGCTGTTGGCAGCCTGCGCGCCGCCGGCCATCAAAAGCCCGCTTGCTGCCAGGGCCAATATGCTGGTACGAAATGCTTTCATCTTTTGCTCCAATCCATTATGCGATTACACGTTGGTTTTCATTCTTAAGCTAATCTTGGCGCGATTGCCAGCGCCCAGCAATAGGATTAAGTCGGATAATGCCTTTCAGATTCAAATGTTTGTTAT contains:
- the nth gene encoding endonuclease III; the encoded protein is MNKDKRISILERLRENNPHPTTELVYTTPFELLIAVLLSAQATDVSVNKATAKLYPVANTPQAMWDLGVDGVKEYIKTIGLFNTKAENVIKTCRILLDNHAGEVPEDRAALEALPGVGRKTANVVLNTAFGWPTIAVDTHIFRVCNRTRFAPGDTVEKVEEKLLKVVPVEFKLDCHHWFILHGRYTCVARKPRCGSCLIEDLCESKEKVYPEGY
- a CDS encoding DUF2501 domain-containing protein, producing MKAFRTSILALAASGLLMAGGAQAANSLLDSLSDAANQQLSGNAGGGSEGGYSMSQLTSLLGGSNSNLTSKSSTNAAGILQYCVKNNVLSATSATSVKDKLMDKLGIQNAGTAQKADYQDGLNGILHTGKGQNVDLSSLDSGGLTQLKEKVKTKACDVVLKQAKSFL